Within the Opitutaceae bacterium TAV5 genome, the region AACAACACGCTGCGCCGCGCCGGCGGCCCGGCCATCGTCGCGCGAGGCGCGGAGAACCTCGCCATAACCGGCAACGTCATCGACGGCTACCGCCTGGCCAGGCCGACTGTCGAGACGGCGGCGCGGCCGGCCGGAGCGGATCACGCCATCGCCCTGGAATCCGTGCGCGGCCTGGTGCTGCGTGACAACCGCATCGGCAATCCCGGCCCCCTTGCCAAAGGCGAACTGCTGAAAATCGATACCGAAGAATGACGTATTTCCCGGCGTATCCCGCCTCGCGTGACGCGAGGCGCCCCCTTCCCGCAACGCAACCCATACACAGACCCGCAATCCAGACATGAAAACATCGTTCTCCATCCCGCGCCCCGGTGCGCTCCTCCTCCTGGTTTCCGGCTTGCTGGCCGGAGCCCTCGTCCATGCCCAGTCGGTGATCGTCAACGACATGTTCACCGGGGTTTCCGGCTCCGCCCAGAACGGCGCGGCGCTCGGCAACTACGGCTGGTATTTTTTCAACACATCAGCAGACGGGTACGCATGGCGGACCGACACCGCCCCCGGAGACGCCACCCGCCTTTCCGGCACCGTGCTGTCAACCACCTCCGGTTCACGGGCCAACACCTTCGCCTTCCGTCCGTTTGAGCCGGTGACGCTCGGCAGCATCGGAGAATCCATCATCCTGGAGCTCGATTTCCGTTCGGCCGGCGGCACTGCCGGGCAACTCATCGTCGGGTTGCTGGATCTTGCAACGCCCCCCGCAACCACAATCCTGGGCGGCGGGCAGAAGGCCAACCCTCTGGTCGGCGCCACGGGAGTCGAATACAGCCAGTTCCTGTACTCGTATTCGGAGCGGGTCTACCGCTACGGCACGTATTCCCTCAACGAAGCGGAGACCGGGCTGACCGGCATGTCCGTCCAGAAAGCCGGCGACTACATATCCGTCGGCGACAACGTGGACCACCACCTGGTGTTCACGCTCACGGTCGTAAGCACGGGCTTGCAGGTATCGGCCTCCATCACGGAAACCGATGGCAGCACGACGACGCTGGCAAATTACGTGATCGAAAGCGAAGCCGGTAGTTATACATTCGATACGTTGCGCCTTTCGACGCAGGGGATCTCCAGTCCGGTGTATTTCGACAACATCGTCATCAGCACGACCGCTCCGATTCCGGAGCCGGCCGTAACGGCGGCGGTGGCGGGCGCGGTTTTGCTGGCCATCGCCCTCGCCCTCCGGTGCCGGCGGCAGGCGTGAGGAAAGGACACGTCCAGACCGCGATGTGCAGGCAGACCGCTTCGGAAGCATTGCCTTTCCCTTGCGATTCCGGAAACCTTGCCGGCACATCATGAAAAACCTCCTCCTGTTCTCCGCTCTCCTCGTTCTCCTCCCTGCCCTGCGTGCCGGCGATCTCGCCGAGGCGCAGGTGCCGGCTGTCATCGTCAACCATGTCAAGCAGCAGTACCCCAAGGCCGGCCCGATCGAATGGGACTTCGACAAGGACGACGGCGTCTACGAAGCCGAGTTCAGGATCGACGGTTTCGAGCACGACCTGGAATTCACCCCGGCCGGCGAACGGGTTTATTCGAAAATCGAAATCCCGGTGAGCTCGCTGCCCGCTGCCGTCACCGCGTATGTCACCACCCACCACCCCAAGGCAAAGATCCTCGGGGCCAAGCATATCGTGAAAGGCGACCGCCAGATGTATGACGTGGGCATCTCCGAAGGCCCGTTCTGGAAGAAAAAACACAAGAACCTCTATCTGGACGAACAGGGCGTCGTGGTGAGCAAGTAACGGGAACACGGAGGCAGCCCTAACCGCCCGCCCGCCTCTGCAAACCGGATCAGCCACGAAAGAGCGCAAAATCTTTCTGCAGATGAAGGGTGGCGTGGCGCCTACAGGCGCCATGGAGAGTCCCGCTGCGAAAAGGTCCTTTGCGCGCCTTCGCGGCCAATTCTGCCTGAAAACAAAGCTTTGCGGGGATCGAAAACGATTTCCCCGGCCGGGAAACTTCCTGCAACCTCGCGGTTTCCTCCCTTTCTCCACGCTTGCCCGCCCCGCCCGCAGGTGGTTTGCTGGTCGCTTTCAATTTTTCCCATGAAGCCGACGACTGCCAAAACGACCCTTAACAAGACCAGGCCCGCCGCACGCAAGGACCACGCGCCCGACGCCACCCGCCAGTTTTCCTCCATCGTCCACGACGGAGCCGACCGCGCCCCCAACCGCTCCATGCTCCGCGCCGTCGGATTCAAGGACCCCGATTTCCGGAAAACCGTCGTCGGCGTGGCCTCCACCTGGTCGATGCTCACCCCGTGCAACATGCACATCAACAAGCTCGCCGAATACGCCGAGCAGGGCGCCAACGAGGCCGGCGGCAAGGGCATCATCTTCGGCACCATCACCATCGCCGACGGCATCAGCATGGGCACGCCCGGCATGCGTTACTCGCTCGTCTCCCGCGAGGTCATCGCCGACTCCATCGAAACCGTCGTCGGCGGCGAGGGTTTCGACGGCCTCGTGGCCATCGGCGGCTGCGACAAGAACATGCCCGGCTGCGTCATGTCCATGGCCCGCCTCAACCGCCCCAGCGTCTTCGTCTATGGCGGCACCATCCTGCCCGGCATCCATCCGGAAAACAAAAAGGAGTGCGACATCGTCTCCGTGTTCGAGGCCGTCGGCCAGCACGCCGCGGGCAAGCTCGACGCCGCCGGCCTCAAGGTCGTCGAGGAGTGCTCCATCCCCGGCCCCGGCTCCTGTGGCGGCATGTACACGGCCAACACCATGGCCAACGCCATCGAGGCCCTCGGCCTCTCGCTCCCCAACTCCTCCGCGCAGATCGCCATCAGCAAGGAGAAGGAGGAAGACTGCCGCCGCGCCGGCGCCGCCGTCGTCGAACTCGCGAAAAAAGGCATCCGCCCCCGCGACATTTTGACGAAAAAAGCCTTCGAGAACGCCATCACCGTGGTCATCGCGCTCGGCGGCTCGACCAACGCCGTGCTCCACCTGCTCGCCATCGCGCACACCGCCGGCGTGAAGCTCACCATCGACGACTTCACCCGCATCGGCAAACGCGTGCCCGTGCTCGCCGACCTCAAGCCCTCCGGCAAATACGGCATGGTCCACCTCTCTCGCATCGGCGGCATGCCCCCGCTCATGAAGACGCTGCTCGACCGCGGCCTCATCCATGGCGATTGCCTCACCGTCACCGGCAAGACCGTGGCGGAAAACCTCAAGGACGTGAAACCGTATCCGGCCGATCAGGACGTGATCCGCCCCTTCGACCAGCCGATCAAGGCCGACAGCCACCTGCGCATCCTCTACGGCAACCTCGCGCCCGAGGGCTCCGTGGCGAAAATCTCCGGCAAGGAGGGCCTGCGTTTCTCCGGCAAGGCCATCGTGTTCGAAGGCGAGGAAGCCGCGATGAAGGCGATCCTCGACGGCCGCGTGAAGGCGGGCCACGTCGTCGTGATCCGTTACGAGGGCCCCGTCGGCGGCCCGGGCATGCGCGAGATGCTTTCGCCCACCAGCGCCATCATGGGCCGCGGTCTCGGCAAGGACGTGGCGCTCATCACCGACGGACGTTTCTCCGGCGGCTCGCACGGTTTTGTCGTCGGCCACATCACGCCCGAAGCGGCGATCGGCGGCGCCATCGGTCTCGTGAAAAACGGCGACCCGATCACCATCGACGCCGTCAAGAACCAGATCACGCTCGACATCGCCGCGAAGGAAATCGCCGCGCGCAAGAAGGCGTGGAAACCGAAAAAGCCCTACGCCACCCGCGGCGTGCTCGCCAAGTACGCGAAGCTCGTCAGCACCGCCAGCGAGGGCGCGGTGACGGACAAGTACCTGTGATCTTGCGCGAGCGGCAGCCCTTGTGGCACGGGCTTCCAGCCCGTGCACGTCGCCTCCCCGTTCCGCGTGGCATGGGCTTCCAGCCCATGATTCCAGGCACATGGCCAAGGATGGCCATGCCACGCAATCCCATGGGCTGGAAGCCCGTGCCACATCAACTGCCGTCCGCGTAGCATCAGCTGATGTTACGCGCGGCCTCCTCGGAGCGGCAGCGAACTCAGATATGGATCGCCTCGCCCATCGAGGCGGCGGCGGCTTCCATGATCGCTTCGCTCAGCGTCGGGTGGGCGTGGATCGTCTGGTGGATTTCCTCGACCGAGGCTTCCAGTTCGATCGCCAGGCCGTACTCGGCGATCAGTTCCGTCGCCTCGCTGCCGATGATGTGCGCGCCGTAGATCTCGCCGGTCTTCGCATCCGTGACGACTTTCACAAATCCTTCGCTCTCGGCCGAGGCCACCGCCTTGCCGGACGCCGTGAAGGGGAACTTGCCGACCTTGATATCGAGCTTTTTGTCCTTCGCCGCCTTCTCGGTGAGGCCGATGGAGGCCACTTGCGGCTGGCAATAGGTGCAGCCGGGGAAGTTTTTCACGCGCTTCGGCTTGCCGTGTCCGAACATGCCGTTGACGGCGTTGACCGCTTCGAAGGTCGCGATGTGGGCGAGCCAGGGCGGGCCGATGATGTCGCCGGCGGCGTAGATGCCCTTGATCGTCGTCTGGTAGTCGTCGCCGACCTTCACGTAGTTGCGGTCGAGATCGACACTGGCGGCCTTGCCGAGCACGCCCTCGATATTGGCCACGACACCGATCGCCGAGAGCAGGAAATCGGCCTCGACCTCCTGCTTCTTGTCGCCGGTCACGAGGTCCACTTTCACGGAATCCTTCCCGACCCGGAAGTTTTCGCACTTCGTGTCGACGAGCGTGGTGATCCCCTGCTTGTCAAAGGCGCGATGAAGGGTCTTGGCGACCTCCGCGTCCTCGACCGGAAGGATCTGCGGGAGCATCTCGACCAGCGTGACCCTGGTGCCGAGCGCGTTGAAGAAATAGGCGAACTCCACGCCGATGGCGCCGGCGCCGACGATGATGATCGATTTCGGCAGCTTCGTGTTGGCGAGCGCCTCGCGGGAAGTCATCACCCGGTCCCCGCTGTAATCGAGACCCGGGATGCGGCGCATCCGGCAACCGGTGGCGATAAGGATGTTTTTGGCCTTGAAGAACTTCCCCTTGTGCTCGCCCTCGGTGATCTCGACCATGCCGGCGGCGGGCACGTGGCCCTTGCCGATGAAATAATCGACCTTGTTTTTCTTGAACAGGAACTCGATGCCCTTGGCCATCTGCGCGGAGACGTCGCGCGAACGGCTCATGACTTTCTCGAAATCGAACGAAACGTCCGTGGCCGTGATGCCGTAGACATCGCTCTTTTTCATTTTCTGGTAAAGCTCGGCGCTCTTGAGGAGGGCCTTTGTCGGGATACAGCCCCAGTTGAGGCAGGTGCCGCCGGCGCGCTCGAGTTCGATGCACGCCACCTTTTTGCCAAGTTGTCCGGCGCGAATCGCGCCTGCGTAGCCCGCCGGGCCGCCGCCGATGACAATGAGATCGTATTCCGTAGTTTCAGCCATGATGAGAGTGGAAGGGCCAAACGTGCCTCGTCCGCGAAAAAGGGCAACCGTTCTTGACGCATGCCCCTGCCGCAGAGGGCATATCGGCTGCATCCGGGCTTGCACCGGCGGGTTGCGCATTTACTTATGGGAACCGTCATGAACTTTCTCCCCCGGCCCGCCCTTTTCCGGTTGTTCCTCGTCATCATGATTGCCGGCGTCGGCACGGCCGGAACGCTCGCCGCCGCGACGCGGACGTTTACCGACCGGCAAGGCCGCACGATCCAGGCAGAATTCGTGTCGCTCGAAAACGGCGTCGTGAAGATCCGGCGCGATGACGGCATCACCTTCGACCTGCAACTTTCCTCGCTGAGCGATGCCGACCAGAAGTGGATTCGCGACGAGGCCGCCAGACCGGCCGCGCTCCCGGCCACCGCGCTCGCCGTCGAGATGGTCCGCTCGACCTACAGCACCGAGAAGGACGAAAAAACCCGGCCCGGCCTCGTCCTCACCCTGGAGCAGTCGGGCTACCGGGTAAAAATCACCAACAAGACCGCCGCCCCCCTCTCGCTCACGGCCAAATACCGGGTGTTTGTGCAGAATGACACCGGCTCTTCCAACCAGGCCACGGAAGGCGGCATCCGCAAGACCGAAGGGCAGGAAGAAATCACCGGGCTCCCGCCCTATAAGACCACCGAATTCCGCACCAACCCGATTCCGCTCGGTTCGCAGAAGCTGAAACCCGGTTATGCCTGGAAGGATAGCAAAAAGCCGCGCGAGAAAATCGCCGACGAGATCATCGGCATCCAGTTGCGGGTGTACGCGGGCGATCAGCTCGTGGTCGAGCGCCACGTGCCGCCCAGCCTCGAAAAAACGCAACCGTGGTAAAACGGAGCGGCGAGCGGCGGAGCGCGGGATGGCGGATGCCGCCCTGGTCGCCACCGATTTTTTCAGCCGCAACAGCCGATCCTGCTCCTCCCGCACTTGCGAAGCACTCGCCGATGGCGGACAGTGTCGGCATGTCACGCCGTATTCATCATCCTGTTTTCCCTTTGCTGCCCGGCGCGCTCTTCGTCGTCCTGCTGGTGGCTCTCGGCCTGGCCGGCTGCTCTTCGCCGCAACGCCGTATCGAAAAAAATCTCGCGCTCTTCGAGAGCCTGCCGGCGGAACAGCAGGAACTCATCAAGCAAGGCAAGGTCGGCCTCGGCTTCACGCCCGAGATGGTGTTGCTCGCCGTCGGCGAACCCGACCGCAGATGGCTGCGCACCGACGAAACCGGCGACAGCGAGGCGTGGAGCTACACCACGTATGCCGGCCCCGGTGGCATGATGCTCTACAGCGGCTGGTATCACTCCTACTACAGCGCGTGGTACCCGTACTACACCTCCTATGGACCGCGCGTGGACCGCGAGTATTTCCGCGTGTCGTTCAAGGACGGCAAGGTCGTCAGCGTGACACAGGACGTACGATAAGACCCGGCATTGCCGATGCCGGACCCGGGGCGGGGTCGGGGCTGGGGGCCGGGCAAGCGCCGAGTGAACCGGCATCGATTCCTCGTCCGCGCTTCCCCGTTACAGGATCAGCATCGCATCGCCGTAGCTGAAAAAGCGATACTCGCGGGCAATGGCTTCCGCATAGAGCTCACGCAACCAGGCGATGCCGTCCATCGAACCCGGCGCCAGAAACGCCGCCACCAGGCACATCAGCGTCGAACGCGGCTGGTGGAAGTTGGTGATGAGCGCATCCACGCCGCGAAACACACGCGGCGGGTAAATGTAGATCGAGGCTTCGGCGACATGCGGACGGCGTCCGGCGCTGTCCTGCCGGCCGGCCTGATCGCCGGCGCCGCCCGTCAAGACCGGTTGCCGGGCCAGAAAATCCTCAATGGTGCGCACGGTTGTCGTGCCCACGGCAATACGTCGTCCGCCGTTGTTTCCTGCACGCGGAGCGAGGAGGGCTTGCTGCGTGGCCGGCGACATCTCGTAAATCTCGCGGTGGATGGGATGCTCCTCGATCGTGCCGGTGGCGATGGGCTTGAAGGTCCCCAAGCCGACGTGCAGCGTGACATCCGCCGTGGTGACGCCGAGCCCCGCCACCCCGGCGAGCAACTCCGGCGTAAAATGCAACCCGGCGGTCGGCGCGGCCACGGCGACCTGCCTTGCCCGGTCGGCATAAACGGTCTGGTAACGCTCCAGGTCCAGCGCCCGCCGCCCGGCGGCGTCGGCGGAAAACGCCGGGTCCGTCACCTCCGCCTCCACGCGGGCGCGTTCGATGTAGGGCGGCAGCGGCACATCGCCGAGCCGGTTGGCGACCTCGACAATGGACCCGCCGCCGGAGCGGCCTCCGGCGGCGCCCTCGCCCGATGCCGCCGGCACGTCGAACCGGACCAGCGCCGCGCCCTCCGCATCCTTTTCCAGAACGACGGCCGAAAAATCGGCGCCATGGGCAAAGATGCCGCCGACGGGCAGTTTTTTGCCCGGACGGACGAGACACCACCAGACATTGTCGCCGCGCGCCGGTTCGGGGCGCAGCAACAGGCACTCGACGGCTCCGCCGGTAGGGCGCCGGGCATGGAGACGGGCGGGCAGCACGGCGGCGTTGTTGCGGAAGAGAATATCGCCTGCGCGCAGCCATCGCGTCAGGTCGGAGAAATGCGCGTGTGTCACCGAGCGGGCGGCGCGATCCACGACCATGAGGCGCGAGGCATCGCGGCGGGCAGCCGGGGTTTGCGCGACGAGATGCGCGGGCAGGTGGTAATCGAAAAGATCGGTGGAAAGTGGCACGGACGGAGAGAAAACGGTGGTGTGAGACAGAACGGGAGAAACGGAGCGGGAAAATGAAGCTTGCGCTTGTGTGGCGTGCGAGTTTGTTCCGCAGTTCCTCACCAAGGCCGATGTAGCTCAGTGGTAGAGCAGCGGTATCGTAAACCGCTGGTCGTCGGTTCGACTCCGACCATCGGCTCCACTTAATACCCAAGCACTTACGAAAGTCCGGGCGACCGGCTGGCAACCGGGTTGCCAGCAAAAACGAGGAAAATTGGCAACCGTCACCCGCTCGTCTCGCACTGGATCGTCACCGAAAGGCCGCTGCGCGAAAGATTCCAGGTCACGGTTTTCGGCATCCACTGCCCATCAATTTGCGCGGCAACGCCGGCGATGACGACCGGCGCATCGGCGCTCGGGCTCATGTCCTCCGGCGCGGGTAGCGTCACGTTGAGCGTCTTCCCGTCGCGCAAGACGGCATCGAGGCGGGAGCGGGCCGCGGTGATTGCCGTCGCTTCGTCTGGATAGGGCGTCCGGAGTCGGTCGGTCGGTGCAGTGGGATCGAGGTCGCCGGCCACAACCTCACGGTCGGTGGCGGCGTCGGCATCGCGCCAGACGGCCACCACGCGCTTGTAGATCTGGCGCTTTTTGTTGGTCCAGTCGATGCGGGTATAGCCGCCGGGCCGGATGGTCAGGGGTGGCGGCGCGGTCGGATCCACGGGAGCCTTTGCGGCGGCCTGGGCGTCGGCAGCGGTCACGAGCGCGATCTCGCCGTAGGCAATCTTCACCCACCCTCCCCTGTCGGTAACGATGCGCTGCAAAAGGTTGAGGTCGGTTTCGTCGGTCTGGTCGATGTGGGGCAGGACAACGGCTCGCAGCGAGGCGCCAACCCGGGGCTTGAGGTTATGCTCGGCGGCGATCCTGGCGACCATGTCGGTCAGCTTCGTGCCGGCCTCCCAACTCCGGCTTTTCTTGGTCTGCATCGGGGCAAGGTCGCCGGGTGTGCCTTGGTCACTGTGCGATGCCGTCCGGGCCGTCAGGCTGAACTGCGCCGGGGGGTCGGACCATTTTACCTCGTCGAGGGAATAGCTGCCCATATCGCGCGGCGGGTGACCCTTGAAGCCAAGGGAGAGACGGAGGATGGTGTCAGGCTCGGGGATGACGGTCGCCTTGGCGGCGTCGGCCAGCACGAGGGTCAGGCTGTCGGCCTGGACGCCGGCGTTGTCGGTCAGGGTCAGGCTAATGAGGTGGGGAAGGATGCGGTCGGTGATGTCGAGCGCGTCAGCGAGCAGGCGGAAGGTGGGCGTCATGTCCTAACTTTGAGTTTCCTGGGATGAAATTGGGATGTCACCAGAGGCGGCGATGTCGCTGCGGCTCGGCGGGGATGGCGGGGAGCGTGATCGTCAGGCCGGCCGGCAGGCGCGGCGGGTAGTTGAGCAGGTGCGGGTTGGCCTCGATGACCGTTTCCGTGACACCGGCCGTGGTGCCGTAGTGGAGTTGGCAAATCTCGTCGATGGTGTCGCCCTCCGTGGTCGTGAGGGTGCGCGGGTCACTGGTCATCATGGTAGCGGGTGATGCTGATGGTGAATGTCTGCTTGCGAGGAGCGCCGCCGGGAAGGTGGTTTGACTGATCCTCGGTGATGCTCGTAATCACCCACCGCCCGAGTGACCGCCCCTGGCCGTCGGCGAGGGCTTGCGGCTCGCCCTTCGCGGCGAGGGCCCGGAGCTTGTCGAGTTGGTCGAGTCCGGCGCCCGCGTGGAGCGGGAAAACGGTGCCGGGGAGCGTGATGGTCTCGGCCTCGGGGCCGGTGTATTGGAGTATCGGTGACGCGCCAACGCGCTTTTGTTCGGCCCATTCCCATCCGCTGACTCGCTGCAAGGTGTCGAAGGCGGCCGTCGAGGTCGAAAAGGTGAAGGTGCCGAGGGCGAGGATGGGCGTAGGCATGATCAGGCGGGATCGGCGAGCGCGCCGTCGAGGAGGGCGGATTGTTGCTGGTCAATGGCGGCGACAACACGACGGACAAGTGAATCCTGGTCTTCGCCGGGCTGCTGCTGCACGCTGACGCTGACGCTGCTATGGACAGTCTTGTCGCCGGTCTGCCGCATGATTGGAGTCACGTCGGGGAGGCGGGGAATGGTGCCTGATGGCGGGATCGATCCGGATCCAGCGGGGCGGGCAGGGTC harbors:
- a CDS encoding phage tail protein, whose protein sequence is MTSDPRTLTTTEGDTIDEICQLHYGTTAGVTETVIEANPHLLNYPPRLPAGLTITLPAIPAEPQRHRRLW
- a CDS encoding dihydroxy-acid dehydratase (catalyzes the dehydration of 2,3-dihydroxy-3-methylbutanoate to 3-methyl-2-oxobutanoate in valine and isoleucine biosynthesis), giving the protein MKPTTAKTTLNKTRPAARKDHAPDATRQFSSIVHDGADRAPNRSMLRAVGFKDPDFRKTVVGVASTWSMLTPCNMHINKLAEYAEQGANEAGGKGIIFGTITIADGISMGTPGMRYSLVSREVIADSIETVVGGEGFDGLVAIGGCDKNMPGCVMSMARLNRPSVFVYGGTILPGIHPENKKECDIVSVFEAVGQHAAGKLDAAGLKVVEECSIPGPGSCGGMYTANTMANAIEALGLSLPNSSAQIAISKEKEEDCRRAGAAVVELAKKGIRPRDILTKKAFENAITVVIALGGSTNAVLHLLAIAHTAGVKLTIDDFTRIGKRVPVLADLKPSGKYGMVHLSRIGGMPPLMKTLLDRGLIHGDCLTVTGKTVAENLKDVKPYPADQDVIRPFDQPIKADSHLRILYGNLAPEGSVAKISGKEGLRFSGKAIVFEGEEAAMKAILDGRVKAGHVVVIRYEGPVGGPGMREMLSPTSAIMGRGLGKDVALITDGRFSGGSHGFVVGHITPEAAIGGAIGLVKNGDPITIDAVKNQITLDIAAKEIAARKKAWKPKKPYATRGVLAKYAKLVSTASEGAVTDKYL
- a CDS encoding tail protein; its protein translation is MPTPILALGTFTFSTSTAAFDTLQRVSGWEWAEQKRVGASPILQYTGPEAETITLPGTVFPLHAGAGLDQLDKLRALAAKGEPQALADGQGRSLGRWVITSITEDQSNHLPGGAPRKQTFTISITRYHDDQ
- a CDS encoding dihydrolipoyl dehydrogenase; protein product: MAETTEYDLIVIGGGPAGYAGAIRAGQLGKKVACIELERAGGTCLNWGCIPTKALLKSAELYQKMKKSDVYGITATDVSFDFEKVMSRSRDVSAQMAKGIEFLFKKNKVDYFIGKGHVPAAGMVEITEGEHKGKFFKAKNILIATGCRMRRIPGLDYSGDRVMTSREALANTKLPKSIIIVGAGAIGVEFAYFFNALGTRVTLVEMLPQILPVEDAEVAKTLHRAFDKQGITTLVDTKCENFRVGKDSVKVDLVTGDKKQEVEADFLLSAIGVVANIEGVLGKAASVDLDRNYVKVGDDYQTTIKGIYAAGDIIGPPWLAHIATFEAVNAVNGMFGHGKPKRVKNFPGCTYCQPQVASIGLTEKAAKDKKLDIKVGKFPFTASGKAVASAESEGFVKVVTDAKTGEIYGAHIIGSEATELIAEYGLAIELEASVEEIHQTIHAHPTLSEAIMEAAAASMGEAIHI
- a CDS encoding S-adenosylmethionine tRNA ribosyltransferase: MPLSTDLFDYHLPAHLVAQTPAARRDASRLMVVDRAARSVTHAHFSDLTRWLRAGDILFRNNAAVLPARLHARRPTGGAVECLLLRPEPARGDNVWWCLVRPGKKLPVGGIFAHGADFSAVVLEKDAEGAALVRFDVPAASGEGAAGGRSGGGSIVEVANRLGDVPLPPYIERARVEAEVTDPAFSADAAGRRALDLERYQTVYADRARQVAVAAPTAGLHFTPELLAGVAGLGVTTADVTLHVGLGTFKPIATGTIEEHPIHREIYEMSPATQQALLAPRAGNNGGRRIAVGTTTVRTIEDFLARQPVLTGGAGDQAGRQDSAGRRPHVAEASIYIYPPRVFRGVDALITNFHQPRSTLMCLVAAFLAPGSMDGIAWLRELYAEAIAREYRFFSYGDAMLIL